ATGATCTCCGGCAGACTCTGATCCTCTGTTACCGTGCTGGCCAAATCGACGATGCGGGGTCTGACAGGGTTCTTGTTGGCATCCAGCAACACTTCAACACGGGGTTTCAACTTTCGTCCCGGATGGGTGGCGACCACAATGGCGACTTCGCCGGTGTTAAGTTCGACCAGGCTGCCAGGCGGATAAACGCCAATCATCCGGATGAAGGCCTCCACCATGCTGGCATCAAACTGTTGCCCGCGATTGCGGAACAGGATACTGATTGCCTCCGGAGTAGAGAGGCCGTCCCGGTAACAACGATCACTGGTAATGGCATCGAACGCATCCACGATGGAAATCAGGCGGGCAAACCGGCTGATTTGCCACTCTGTCAGTTGCTGGGGGTAGCCCTGTCCATCTATGCGTTCGTGATGGTGTCGGGTTACGTCACTGATGATCGGGTCCAGAGTCCTGTCGGCACGCAACAGTTCGTAACCCAGAGTGGTGTGCTCCCTCATCGCCCGGAACTCATCGGGAGTCAGTGCGCCAGGTTTGTTCAGGATCGCATCTGATACTTTCAGTTTGCCCAGGTCATGAAGCAGTCCGCACATGCCGACGGTTTCCAGGTCTTCATCCGGCACTCCGAGAAAGCGGGCAAAAGCCACTGAAAAAACGGCGACACGAAGACAGTGTTCGGCAGTGTAGGCATCCCTGCTCTTGATGCGGCTCATCCAGAACATGGCACTGGCGTTGTTTTTTATGCTTTCAACGCACTCGCAGATTATCGGGCGGGCGGCCTGAAGATCGGGATAATTACCCCCGTTGATTTCTGCAGTAATCTGCTGGACGAATTGTTGGGTCCGATTCCAGGCCTGATGGGCCCGGGGTATTTCCTCTGCCAGAGACCGGGCCTCTGCCTGTGGTTCTGTCGTCCGTTTTTTAAGTGCGGAAATGCAATCCAGAATCGGGTTCAGGCGCTCTTCAGTATCTTCCACCAAGACCCACTCGCAATATTGGCGAAGAATTTGCGCCTGGGAGTCATCGGTGAGGGTGAACCCCTGGAAAAGGACAGGCACTTCCGTCCAGGGGCGATCCAGCTTCACGATTTTCAGACCGGGTTCGAGCAAGTCGACCGGCAGTCTCACCCGCTGCAACGTGGTTGTCTGGCTTGGCGCTTTAACGCTAGGGCTTTTGGAGGCAGACTTCGCCGGTGCTGCTGAATTGCTGGATTTACGTCGGAACCACATGGCTCAACCAGTCTTTTGATTATTTCAGCGGATTATGGCAGACCCGGCGGCCGTGTCATAGCGAGCGGGGGGAAGTGTGACGAACCTCTCACTTCGGAGCAAATTCAGGCCCGGCCAGGCAGCCTTGAAACGCCGAGGCGGGGTATTTCCTGCTTGGGGCATCGGTCCATGACCACGGTCAGCCCAGCCGCTTCAGCTCGGGCGGCGCCGTCTTCATTAATCACGCCAATCTGAAGCCAGAGAGCGGGAATGCTTAGCTCGATAGCTTCATCAATGAGGGCGTCAGTGCGCTCAGGAGCCAGGAACAGATCCACCATGTCCACCGGCTCAGGCAGCGAAGCGAGGTCGGCATAGACGGTTTCCCCCAGCAGCGTTTTGCCGGCAATCCGGGGGTTGACCGGAATCACCCGGTAACCCTGCTCCTGTAGAAACTCCATGACTTCATGGGACGGACGGTTGGTCTTTTCACTGGCGCCCACAAGCGCGATTGTGCGAACGCGCTCCAGGAGGGCGCGCATCTGTTCCGGAGAGTTACTCGGCATGGTCGGGATAAGCCTGAATGGGTTTAACGATGTGCCTCAAGACATACAGACACGGACTCGGCATAGCGTAACGCGTGAGGCTTGTCGATTTCCACCTGGGCCCACCGTACCGCCTGGTGTTCCATGACGATACTCAGTACTTCGTGTGTAAGCCGTTCCAGCAGGGCAAACCGGTTACCATCCACATGATGGATGATCTGCTTGGTGATTGTGCGGTAGTTGAGCGCCGCGGAAATCTCATTCTCATTGATGGCATCGGCGGCATCGTAGGTCAAACAGACGTTGATCAACACGTCCTGCTGATTGTTGATCTCTTCGTCTTTTATGCCGATATAGGCTCGCAGCAGAAGATCCTTGATGCGGACTCGGGCCTGATGGTTTCCGATTACGTCTGTCATAGCGTCTCCGTTATCCAGGGTTGGATCAGCGGTTGTTGCCAATGAGGTTGAGGAACTCGGTGCGAGTTGCCTGGGATTTCCGGAACTGCCCAAGCATCATCGACGTTTTCATTCGCGAGTTCTGTTTTTCCACGCCCCGCATCATCATGCACATGTGCTGGGCTTCGATAACCACGGCCACACCCTTGGCATTAGTGACGCTTTCGACGGCCTCGGCAATCTGGCGGGTCAGATTCTCCTGAATCTGAAGGCGGCGTGCATACATATCGACGATGCGGGCGAACTTGGACAGTCCGAGAACCTTGCCCTGAGGCAGGTAGGCAATGTGGCACTTGCCGATAAACGGCAACATGTGGTGTTCACACATGCTATACAGTTCAATGTCCTGGACAACCACCATTTCATCCATGGCAGATTCGAAGACGGCGTTATTCACCAGGTCGCCCAGACTTTGCTGGTAGCCCTGGGTAAGGAACTGCATCGCCTTGGCGGCACGCATTGGAGTGTCTTGCAGACCTTCGCGGCTGGTGTCTTCACCGAGTCCGTTGATAATGGCGGTGTAGTGGCCCGCGAGGTCGTCAAGGAGTTTGGTCATAGTCAATTCCGGTCAGCTGTGTCGTACATGGGCGAAAGCTTAAGGCAATTCGCCCATGATCTCTACGCTTTACGCTGACCTGTCAGGAAAAGACCACTTTGGCTTTGATGCCGTGCCTGCTCTGCTGCAGGGCTATGGCAGATGATCCCGGATTGTTTTACAGTTTGAGGCTCTGAAAGTCACCGGGGATAATGCATGGAACAGGTGATAGCCAACGCCCGAACCGACGCCAATAAAGGGCGCGAGGCGAGTAGCCTTGAGGGATGGCAGCATGGAGGCAAGTGGTTCAGTTACGGGGGGCATGCGATCTTCAGTCGCATGGCCGGTCACGGTGAACCACTGGTTCTGATTCATGGCTTTCCAACGGCCAGTTGGGATTGGAGCCGGGTATGGCCGATGCTGGCTCAGCAACACAATGTCCTGACGATCGACATGCTTGGATTCGGTTTCTCGGACAAGCCCGTGGCCTACCCGTACAGCATTGAGGATCAGGCAGACCTGCTCCAGGGCTGGATCGAGGGACTTGGCCTGGCGTCGGTCCATTTGATGGCCCATGACTACGGGTGCAGTGTGACTCAGGAGCTAATGGCCCGAGAGCAGGAGGGAGTGCTGCAGTTTGGCATTGCCAGTGTCTGCTTTCTCAATGGAGCCCTGTTTCCTGAAGTCCACAACCCATTGCTGATTCAGAAGCTCTTGAATAGCCGGCTGGGGGGGCTGATCAGTCGTGGCTTGACCCGCCGCACCTTCGAGCGGAACTTCCGCCGCCTGTTCGGCAGCCAGAACCCGCCAGATCATCAGGATCTGGAGGACTTCTGGCAGTTGCTGACCTACAACAATGGACGCGGCATCCTTCATCATCTGATTCAGTTCATGGAAGAGCGTCGGTGCCACCGAAATCGCTGGGTAGGTGCTCTGCAAAATGCCCGTCAGCCAATGCGCCTGATTTCCGGAACTTCGGATCCTGTGTCCGGGGCTGCCATGGCAAGACGTTATCGGGAGCTGATCTCGGAAGCGGATGTGGTGAGCCTCAGGAACGTGGGGCACTATCCCCATTTCGAGTGTCCCTGGGATGTATTCAGCGCTTATCGGGATTTCAGAAAGCGGGCGCAGTAATCCGGATTCTTTGTTCAGTGCGGTAGGTTAATCCGGTACCTGGTTTGGCAACTCATCAGACTCTTCCAGATGCTCGGGTGAAGGACGGACGGCGTTGACAACCTGATTTCTGCCCCGGGACTTCGCTTCGTAAAGGGCCTGGTCCGCCCGGTTGAGCCAGACCGACCAGGTTTCTCCCTGGCACACCTCTGCGACACTGGCGCTTGCCGTTATTTTTATGTCTTCCAGAAACGGTCGGGAACTGATGCTGGTTAATAACTGTTGGGCGAGGCTGTCCGCATCCTTCTGGCGAGTTTCCGGTAGCACGATCATGAATTCCTCTCCGCCGATGCGGAACAGTTGATCGCTTTCTCTCAGTCGCTTGCGCATTCGCAAGGCCATTTCCCTGAGCACTCTGTCTCCGGCCAGGTGGCCCCATTGATCGTTGATGGTCTTGAAAAAATCGAGATCCAGCAGTACCAGGCTGGATACCCGCTCGTAGCGCTCCCGCATCTGGATCTGGCTGTTAAGAATGTCGGCCAGTTGGGAGCGGTTCAGGCAACCGGTTAAAGGATCGGTTGTTGCCAGTCGGGTCAGTTCCTGCTGGAGCTTGCCCACGAGCCAGGCAAAAATCATGGCAAACAGGCATGTCAGGCCAAGAGAAAAGGTGATACGCCAGAAGTCGGCTTCGGGAAATTTCATGAACGACACCACCGCCATAACCGTCACGAAAATGGTGTTGCTGACGATCGCTTCTCTAAGTGGCAGCAGGAAAAACAGGGCGGTGGCTGCGGGATAAGCCCAATACAGTCCGGCATGGCCGTTAATACTGGTTGAGTACGCTGCGGATACCACGGCCAGCAGAGGGAACAGGCGGCCCTTGAAGAAATAGGCATTGCGAAAACGGAGGAAGGCAATAACCATCAGGGCATTCAGGCAAAACAGGATCAGAATACTGGAAAGCAGAAAATGATCCTGCCGCCATTGCACCATGACCAACGGTGCGACAGCGATAAAAGCCCAGAAGTGAAGGTGGTATACCAGTTGCTTTTTAAATCCCAGAACTGCGAGAGTCGGGTTGGTTGCCAGTGAATTGGGTGAGGCAAAAACGTTCACAGCAAGCTCCCGCTGTCTGAGGAAAATCCGCCCAGGTCCGACTTTAGGCTACTTTGAAGTCTAGCATGGCGTGTCCATTAATGAAGCACACAGCGAGGCTTATGACCATCATTAGTTTTGTTCAGTTGGCTGGTGCCTGCCCTCTTCGCTAAACTCCGCGCGTTGTAATCAGGGAATTTGCCATGACCGCTATCCACACCCGTGAACCGGCTTTAACTATCCGCGCAGGACGCCGGGCCTTGCAGCGCCTGAAAGAAAAACCGCTGACGCCGGGTGATGTTCACGTTATCCCAGGCGCGGCAGGTGGCCCGAAAGCGTTGGGCATCAGCGGGCTGGACAAGGCCGTTTTCGGCGATTGGTTGCCCCGGGTAGAGCAGGAGCGTTCCCTGATAGGCTCCTCCATCGGCAGCTGGCGTTTTGCGGCGGTGGCGTCTTCGGATGACCCGAGATCCCAGCTTGAGAGGTTGGCGGAACTATACACAGCCCAGCGTTTTGCCAAGGGTGTCAGCCCTGCGGAAGTGAGCCGCAAGAGCGTATTGTTCCTCGAAGAACTGCTAGGGGGCCGGGAAGACTCCATTCTCAACCACCCCTGGTATCGGCTGAATATTGTCGTGGTTCGTAGCCTTGGCATGTTGGAGTCCGATACCAGGGGCCGCCTCAGTCTCGGGCTGCTGAACGCGATCAGTGCCAATATGGTCAGTCGGCGCCATCTTGGCCGCTTTATGGAACGTGGGATCATTTGTGATGCCCGTCTGAAGACTCCGGTGTCTAAGCTCGTCGATTTCCCCAGTCACGAAGTTGCCCTGACCCGAGACAATCTTTTGCCAGCACTGCTGGCGTCGGCTTCGATCCCGATGGTTATGTCCGGTGTGCGCAACATACCGGGTGCCCCCGACGGGGTATACCGTGACGGAGGTTTGCTGGATTACCACCTGGACCTGCCGTACGAACAATCTGGAGTCATCCTCTATCCTCACTTCACTGACAAGATCGTTCCCGGATGGTTCGACAAAACGCTTCCCTGGCGCCGTGGCAATGCCGCCCGCTTGCAGGACGTCCTGCTGGTTGCTCCCTCCGCTGACTACCTGGCCTCTTTACCCGATCGCAAACTGCCGGACCGAAAGGATTTTGAGAAGTACGTAGGCGATGACCGAGGCCGGGAAGCTTCCTGGCGAAGGGCCATTGCCGAGAGCGACCGTTTGGGTGATGAGTTCCTGGAACTGGTGGATACCGGAAAGTTGCCGGGTGTCATCAGTGCGCTCTGATGGCAAGGCCTCCGCTGAGAATTGTCTATACTGCTTACATCATTGCGGACAAAGAAAGTTCGGAGGTTGGATGAGTGATGAGAAAGCCCGGGTGGCGAGCACGACGCCTTATTCCGTTCTGGTAGAAGGCGGGAAGAACTATTTCTGGTGTGCCTGCGGAAGAAGTCAGAGTCAGCCGTTTTGCGACGGTTCTCACAAAGGCACTGAGTTTACCCCGGTGAAGTACACGGCCGAGAAAAAGGAGTGGGTCTGGTTTTGCGGTTGCAAGCAGGCCGGGTCACCCCCGATCTGTGATGGCACCCATAAATCCCTGGCTTAGGCTACGGTAGTGCGCTGATACGGTAGCCGTTAAACCCGTAAACAGGATCCTTGAGGGACCGGATACGGAGCGTGACGGGCACCAGGGTTTCGGTATTCTGGTGTACCAGCGACAGGTCAATTCGTTCAATGCTGTGGTCCTTTCTGGACGCCTCCAGAGTACGTCTGAAATTCTCCCTCGAAGACGGGACGACCAGGGATTCGAAGGCTTGGCCTGTCATGTCGGTAGGAGCCCGATTCAGCAGGTCGGCGATCTGGGCCGAGATGAATCCTATCTGCCCGGATTCATCGAGCTCACAAATCATGGCGCCAGACAGGGCGACCAGGTCCCTGCTGCGCTGTTCGCTGTCGTTCAGTGCCTGGCGCAGGACCGATTTTTCGACCTGAAGATTGTTTACCTGCCCTTCTGCGCTTGCCTGTCCCCGACTGAGATCAATGATCTGCAATGACTGCATGTAAAGGCGTCGGCACAGGAGCAAGGTAAGCAGGGTTGCGGTGGTGCAAAGCGCCAGGCCGGTTATCCAGATGGTTCTGCCTGCTTTCTGAGCCGCCTCTTCGAGCAGCCAGGACGAGGGCACGGTTGTCAGCATCCAGCGGACATCGCCGGGGCTTACTTCGGTGCGAAGGGAACGAGTTGGGTCAATGGCGCCATTGGTATGAGCCTGAAACAAAGGTACTTTCGTGTGGCGATCAAGCGTGTCGATACGCAGTCCCAGGGCGGGTGGCAGGACTTCGTCGAACAGGGACTGCAACCACACCGACGTGTCTGTGGTGCCAGAAATTCTGGCTGGTGCATGGGCCAGGAGCAAATTGACAAGCGCCTGATGCTGGGCATGGTAGCGGGCTTCGGCCAGATCCCTGGCGCGGCTGGATTCAATGCTGGCTGCAATGCCCGTTGTTAACAGGCCGCACACCAGAATGACCAGTGGCACCCAGAGACCGGGCCAGAGCACCAGCTTCCACGGAAAAGGGACTTTTAAGCCTTCCATGCACGACATCCCGGCTGATGTGGTTCCGCGACCGGACCCACCTCGTGTTTCCCTTCACTTTAGACCAGTCCCCGGTTTCGGGGAAGTGTTCACCCACGGACCTTGCCGGCGCCGCCGTAAACCACCAGGAAAGCCATAAAGGCCGTTACCACGACCGAGGGCCCCGCCGGCGTATCCAGATACCAGGACAGGCTGAGACCACCGGTTACCGCCACAAAGCCGAAGATCATGGCAAGCCCCACCATGTGTTCCGGGTTGTGGGCCAGCCTCCGTGCCGTTGCCGCCGGTATTATGAGCAGTGCCGTGATCAGGAGAACGCCCACGATTTTCATGGCAACTGCAATCACGACTGAGAACATCAGGACGAGGACCAGTCGAAGCCGCTCCACGGGGACACCTTCAACGCGAGCGAGCTCTTCATGGATGGTGCTCATCAGCAAACCTCGCCAGAGAGTGGCAAGCAGAATCAAAACCAGCCCGGCTCCACCGTAAATCCAGAACAGATCCTTCCGACTCATGGCCAGAAGGTCGCCGAACAACAGGCCAGTCAGATCCACTCGTACGTCGGGCATGAAACTCAGTGTCACCAGACCGATAGCAAGGGCACTGTGGGCGAGAATGCCGAGCAGGGTGTCAGTCGCCAGCGCCTTGGTACGGGAAAATAAAACCAGTGCCAGGGCGAGGATAATGCAGGTGATAACCACGCCGAGATTGAGCGGAATGCTGATCACAAAGCTCAGAGCGATGCCGAGCAGGGCAGAGTGGGCGAGGGTGTCGCCGAAGTACGCCATTCGTCGCCATACGACAAAACAGCCGAGAGGACCGGCCACCAGGGCTACGCCCAAACCGCCAATCAGCGCCCGCCAGAAGAAGTCATCCAGGATAGCGTTAATGATGGGCATGGCCGGAGCACTCCTCGTGGCCCGAGCCAACGACATTGCCATGAAGATCGTGACGATGATTGTGATGGTGATGGTAGACCGCCAGTGATTCCGCCACCTGGTGTCCAAAGGTGTCAATAAAGGCGGGATCATGGGAGATGTCGGCCGGGTACCCACTGCAACAGACATGCTGGTTCAGGCAGATAACTTTGTCGGTGGCCGCCATGACAAGGTGAAGGTCATGGGAGATCATGATGACGCCGCAGTGGAGTTCGTCACGTAGCTGTCGAATCAGCTCGTACAATGCAGCCTGACCGTTAATGTCCACACCTTGGGCCGGTTCATCGAGAACCAGCAGGTCCGGTTGCCGGACCAGTG
This Marinobacter salinus DNA region includes the following protein-coding sequences:
- the folE gene encoding GTP cyclohydrolase I FolE — protein: MTKLLDDLAGHYTAIINGLGEDTSREGLQDTPMRAAKAMQFLTQGYQQSLGDLVNNAVFESAMDEMVVVQDIELYSMCEHHMLPFIGKCHIAYLPQGKVLGLSKFARIVDMYARRLQIQENLTRQIAEAVESVTNAKGVAVVIEAQHMCMMMRGVEKQNSRMKTSMMLGQFRKSQATRTEFLNLIGNNR
- a CDS encoding GGDEF domain-containing protein; protein product: MNVFASPNSLATNPTLAVLGFKKQLVYHLHFWAFIAVAPLVMVQWRQDHFLLSSILILFCLNALMVIAFLRFRNAYFFKGRLFPLLAVVSAAYSTSINGHAGLYWAYPAATALFFLLPLREAIVSNTIFVTVMAVVSFMKFPEADFWRITFSLGLTCLFAMIFAWLVGKLQQELTRLATTDPLTGCLNRSQLADILNSQIQMRERYERVSSLVLLDLDFFKTINDQWGHLAGDRVLREMALRMRKRLRESDQLFRIGGEEFMIVLPETRQKDADSLAQQLLTSISSRPFLEDIKITASASVAEVCQGETWSVWLNRADQALYEAKSRGRNQVVNAVRPSPEHLEESDELPNQVPD
- a CDS encoding iron chelate uptake ABC transporter family permease subunit, translating into MPIINAILDDFFWRALIGGLGVALVAGPLGCFVVWRRMAYFGDTLAHSALLGIALSFVISIPLNLGVVITCIILALALVLFSRTKALATDTLLGILAHSALAIGLVTLSFMPDVRVDLTGLLFGDLLAMSRKDLFWIYGGAGLVLILLATLWRGLLMSTIHEELARVEGVPVERLRLVLVLMFSVVIAVAMKIVGVLLITALLIIPAATARRLAHNPEHMVGLAMIFGFVAVTGGLSLSWYLDTPAGPSVVVTAFMAFLVVYGGAGKVRG
- a CDS encoding patatin-like phospholipase family protein — translated: MTAIHTREPALTIRAGRRALQRLKEKPLTPGDVHVIPGAAGGPKALGISGLDKAVFGDWLPRVEQERSLIGSSIGSWRFAAVASSDDPRSQLERLAELYTAQRFAKGVSPAEVSRKSVLFLEELLGGREDSILNHPWYRLNIVVVRSLGMLESDTRGRLSLGLLNAISANMVSRRHLGRFMERGIICDARLKTPVSKLVDFPSHEVALTRDNLLPALLASASIPMVMSGVRNIPGAPDGVYRDGGLLDYHLDLPYEQSGVILYPHFTDKIVPGWFDKTLPWRRGNAARLQDVLLVAPSADYLASLPDRKLPDRKDFEKYVGDDRGREASWRRAIAESDRLGDEFLELVDTGKLPGVISAL
- a CDS encoding alpha/beta fold hydrolase is translated as MEQVIANARTDANKGREASSLEGWQHGGKWFSYGGHAIFSRMAGHGEPLVLIHGFPTASWDWSRVWPMLAQQHNVLTIDMLGFGFSDKPVAYPYSIEDQADLLQGWIEGLGLASVHLMAHDYGCSVTQELMAREQEGVLQFGIASVCFLNGALFPEVHNPLLIQKLLNSRLGGLISRGLTRRTFERNFRRLFGSQNPPDHQDLEDFWQLLTYNNGRGILHHLIQFMEERRCHRNRWVGALQNARQPMRLISGTSDPVSGAAMARRYRELISEADVVSLRNVGHYPHFECPWDVFSAYRDFRKRAQ
- a CDS encoding PAS domain-containing protein — protein: MEGLKVPFPWKLVLWPGLWVPLVILVCGLLTTGIAASIESSRARDLAEARYHAQHQALVNLLLAHAPARISGTTDTSVWLQSLFDEVLPPALGLRIDTLDRHTKVPLFQAHTNGAIDPTRSLRTEVSPGDVRWMLTTVPSSWLLEEAAQKAGRTIWITGLALCTTATLLTLLLCRRLYMQSLQIIDLSRGQASAEGQVNNLQVEKSVLRQALNDSEQRSRDLVALSGAMICELDESGQIGFISAQIADLLNRAPTDMTGQAFESLVVPSSRENFRRTLEASRKDHSIERIDLSLVHQNTETLVPVTLRIRSLKDPVYGFNGYRISALP
- a CDS encoding HD-GYP domain-containing protein — translated: MWFRRKSSNSAAPAKSASKSPSVKAPSQTTTLQRVRLPVDLLEPGLKIVKLDRPWTEVPVLFQGFTLTDDSQAQILRQYCEWVLVEDTEERLNPILDCISALKKRTTEPQAEARSLAEEIPRAHQAWNRTQQFVQQITAEINGGNYPDLQAARPIICECVESIKNNASAMFWMSRIKSRDAYTAEHCLRVAVFSVAFARFLGVPDEDLETVGMCGLLHDLGKLKVSDAILNKPGALTPDEFRAMREHTTLGYELLRADRTLDPIISDVTRHHHERIDGQGYPQQLTEWQISRFARLISIVDAFDAITSDRCYRDGLSTPEAISILFRNRGQQFDASMVEAFIRMIGVYPPGSLVELNTGEVAIVVATHPGRKLKPRVEVLLDANKNPVRPRIVDLASTVTEDQSLPEIISPLPDGAYGVSLRGRLHELMATSSENAS
- a CDS encoding CoA-binding protein, translated to MPSNSPEQMRALLERVRTIALVGASEKTNRPSHEVMEFLQEQGYRVIPVNPRIAGKTLLGETVYADLASLPEPVDMVDLFLAPERTDALIDEAIELSIPALWLQIGVINEDGAARAEAAGLTVVMDRCPKQEIPRLGVSRLPGRA
- the folX gene encoding dihydroneopterin triphosphate 2'-epimerase — translated: MTDVIGNHQARVRIKDLLLRAYIGIKDEEINNQQDVLINVCLTYDAADAINENEISAALNYRTITKQIIHHVDGNRFALLERLTHEVLSIVMEHQAVRWAQVEIDKPHALRYAESVSVCLEAHR
- a CDS encoding CDGSH iron-sulfur domain-containing protein; this encodes MSDEKARVASTTPYSVLVEGGKNYFWCACGRSQSQPFCDGSHKGTEFTPVKYTAEKKEWVWFCGCKQAGSPPICDGTHKSLA